In a single window of the Thermococcus stetteri genome:
- a CDS encoding 30S ribosomal protein S15 encodes MARIHARKRGKSGSKRPPRTAPPAWVEYTAEEVEALVVKLRKEGYSTAMIGTILRDQYGIPSVKLITGKKITKILEENGLAPEIPEDLMFLIRRAVNLRKHLEQHPKDKHSRRGLQLIESKIRRLVKYYRRTGKLPAKWRYDPEQAKLLVR; translated from the coding sequence ATGGCTAGGATACACGCGAGAAAGAGGGGTAAGTCTGGTTCAAAGAGGCCACCGAGGACCGCTCCGCCGGCTTGGGTCGAGTACACGGCGGAGGAGGTTGAGGCACTCGTTGTCAAGCTCAGGAAGGAAGGCTACAGCACGGCCATGATAGGTACGATTCTCCGCGACCAGTACGGCATTCCGAGCGTCAAGCTGATAACCGGCAAGAAGATAACCAAGATCCTTGAGGAGAACGGACTCGCGCCGGAGATCCCGGAGGATCTCATGTTCCTCATCAGGCGCGCAGTCAACCTCAGGAAGCACCTGGAGCAGCACCCGAAGGACAAGCACTCAAGGAGGGGCCTCCAGCTCATCGAGAGCAAGATCAGGAGGCTCGTCAAGTACTACAGGAGAACCGGGAAGCTCCCAGCCAAGTGGCGCTACGACCCAGAGCAGGCCAAGCTCCTGGTTCGCTGA
- a CDS encoding DHHA1 domain-containing protein — MDREAFLERVREGAELIKMHIELGHTIRLISHRDADGITAGAILAKAIAREGGSFQLSIVKQVSEELIDQLAREKREIYVFSDLGSGSIGLIEEKLDFATVVVADHHPPEKDSFSTDSHVLVNPVPFGANSVRDLSGSGVAYFVAREMNRKNRDMAYIAIVGAVGDMQEIDGTFHGLNLEILEDGKELGILEVRKELRLFGRESRPLYQMLAYATNPEIPEITGDERKAIEWLRAKGFDPEMKYWQLREEDKRKLHEALLVHMIKHGAPKEAIDRLIGDVVISPLYPEGDVRHEAREFSTLLNATGRLNAGTLGVAICLGDKEAYKVARKMLDDYKKEQIEARRFIIQNWNMAEEGEHAYVFYAGKNIRDTLVGIAANMAINAGLANPEKPVVVLADSDEDENLVKGSARTTEKALKKGYHLGEALKEVAEKLGGEGGGHAIAAGIRFPKNRIDEFIKLFNEALGRQVKKDGSKGEG; from the coding sequence GTGGATAGGGAGGCTTTTTTGGAGCGTGTTAGGGAAGGGGCCGAGCTAATCAAAATGCACATCGAGTTAGGCCATACGATAAGACTTATTTCCCACAGGGACGCAGACGGCATCACAGCCGGTGCGATCCTTGCAAAGGCCATTGCGAGGGAAGGGGGAAGCTTCCAGCTCAGCATAGTCAAGCAGGTAAGCGAAGAACTTATAGACCAGCTGGCGAGGGAGAAGCGGGAAATCTACGTCTTCAGCGACCTGGGGAGCGGCTCTATAGGTCTCATCGAGGAGAAACTCGACTTCGCTACAGTCGTGGTCGCCGATCACCACCCGCCAGAGAAGGACTCTTTCTCAACCGATTCACACGTCCTTGTTAACCCGGTTCCCTTCGGGGCGAACAGCGTCCGGGATTTGAGCGGCTCTGGCGTGGCGTACTTCGTAGCGAGGGAGATGAACAGGAAGAACAGGGACATGGCCTACATAGCCATCGTCGGCGCTGTTGGAGACATGCAGGAGATAGACGGGACTTTCCACGGACTCAACCTTGAAATCCTTGAAGACGGGAAGGAGCTGGGGATTCTGGAAGTCAGGAAGGAGCTCAGGCTCTTCGGAAGGGAGAGCAGGCCGCTCTATCAGATGCTCGCCTACGCAACGAATCCCGAAATCCCAGAGATCACTGGAGACGAGAGGAAGGCCATAGAGTGGCTCCGTGCCAAGGGCTTCGACCCTGAGATGAAGTACTGGCAGCTGAGGGAAGAGGATAAGAGGAAGCTCCACGAGGCTCTTCTCGTCCACATGATAAAGCACGGGGCGCCGAAGGAGGCAATAGACAGGCTCATTGGTGACGTTGTCATAAGCCCGCTCTACCCTGAGGGGGACGTGAGGCACGAGGCCAGGGAGTTCTCCACGCTCCTCAACGCCACTGGAAGGCTAAACGCCGGAACGCTGGGAGTTGCCATCTGCCTGGGCGACAAAGAAGCATACAAAGTCGCCAGGAAGATGCTCGACGACTACAAGAAAGAGCAGATCGAGGCAAGAAGGTTCATAATCCAGAACTGGAATATGGCGGAGGAGGGAGAGCACGCCTACGTCTTCTACGCTGGCAAAAACATCAGGGACACCCTCGTAGGGATAGCCGCGAACATGGCAATCAATGCAGGTCTGGCGAATCCTGAGAAGCCTGTGGTAGTTTTGGCTGACAGCGACGAGGACGAGAACCTCGTCAAGGGCTCAGCGAGAACCACTGAAAAGGCCCTGAAGAAGGGCTACCACCTTGGAGAAGCCCTGAAGGAGGTTGCCGAGAAGCTCGGCGGTGAGGGCGGTGGGCATGCCATAGCGGCGGGCATACGCTTCCCGAAGAACAGGATAGACGAGTTCATTAAGCTCTTCAACGAAGCCCTCGGGAGGCAGGTGAAAAAGGATGGAAGTAAAGGCGAGGGTTGA
- a CDS encoding KEOPS complex subunit Pcc1, with translation MEVKARVEIVWHYGDEAKARAIAGAIQVDNEGMPEELKKSLNVQTRWVDGDVITKVKYSGEIDTLIKALDDVVFSVKIAEDSVEV, from the coding sequence ATGGAAGTAAAGGCGAGGGTTGAGATAGTCTGGCACTACGGCGATGAGGCCAAGGCGAGGGCAATTGCTGGGGCAATCCAGGTGGACAACGAGGGCATGCCGGAAGAACTAAAGAAAAGTTTAAATGTGCAAACCCGATGGGTTGATGGAGACGTCATAACAAAGGTTAAATACTCGGGTGAGATTGACACCCTCATCAAAGCGCTCGATGACGTTGTGTTTTCGGTCAAAATCGCCGAAGATAGCGTAGAGGTGTGA
- a CDS encoding 30S ribosomal protein S3ae has translation MARGNPRKRVAAAKDKWKMKEWYIVYAPDFFGSKEIGLTPADDPEKVVGRVIETTLKDLTGDFTKGHVKLYFQIHDVKGQNAYTKFKGHTLARSYIRSLVRRRTTRVDGIFNITTKDGYKLRVMGMVIAYRRIQTSQERAIRKIIQDIIYKKAEELNFADFVLQSVNGQIASEIAKEARKIYPIKRAEVRKIKVLAEPSA, from the coding sequence ATGGCAAGAGGTAACCCAAGGAAGAGGGTCGCTGCGGCTAAGGATAAGTGGAAGATGAAAGAGTGGTACATCGTTTACGCTCCCGACTTCTTTGGGAGCAAGGAGATAGGCCTCACTCCTGCTGACGACCCTGAGAAGGTTGTGGGTAGGGTTATTGAAACTACTCTCAAGGATCTCACCGGAGACTTCACCAAGGGGCACGTGAAGCTCTACTTCCAGATACACGACGTTAAGGGTCAGAATGCCTACACCAAGTTCAAGGGCCACACCCTCGCGAGGAGCTACATAAGGTCGCTCGTCAGGAGGAGGACCACCAGGGTCGACGGCATATTCAACATCACCACCAAGGACGGCTACAAGCTCCGCGTAATGGGCATGGTCATCGCCTACAGGAGGATCCAGACCAGCCAGGAGAGGGCTATCAGGAAGATAATCCAGGACATCATCTACAAGAAGGCCGAGGAGCTCAACTTCGCCGACTTCGTTCTCCAGTCGGTCAACGGCCAGATAGCCAGCGAGATAGCGAAGGAAGCGAGGAAGATATACCCGATCAAGCGCGCCGAGGTCAGGAAGATAAAGGTTCTCGCCGAGCCTTCCGCCTGA
- a CDS encoding SPOUT family RNA methylase, with protein sequence MKFLVKTQRGMESVAGNYIREALPDAEVWASPMGYSGLVIVETDKENAEKKILGIPEVERVIPVLVETKAELEEIVKAADEIAGLIRENETFAVKTKRRGKHDFSSIDVNRVLGARIKELTDADVNLSWPDKVVQVEIIGDRAFISVLPGEEYRKYTPDKFDARKLFSKVTLVQMPYWGDYKACRKFGEKIGRAAQAFEVKELIIAPKEKMDAYELMEFLRGIKIGQESRYQIQREAYPWKVEKVPVSVWDLYQVVRDKRRNKRLLIITDPKGPTLAEVKEKLAKDIHYAKEVVIFIGSREGIPRGLFRFADYVVDLAPYMTFATEHGIPATLVSLWEVYEEFLRKGEEKAEESS encoded by the coding sequence TTGAAGTTTCTCGTCAAGACACAGAGGGGCATGGAATCCGTTGCTGGGAACTACATCCGGGAAGCCCTTCCCGACGCCGAGGTCTGGGCTTCTCCGATGGGCTATTCTGGCCTCGTAATAGTTGAAACCGATAAAGAGAACGCAGAGAAGAAAATCCTTGGGATACCTGAAGTGGAGCGCGTTATACCCGTCCTCGTCGAGACGAAGGCGGAGCTGGAGGAGATTGTGAAGGCCGCAGATGAAATAGCGGGCCTTATAAGGGAGAACGAAACATTCGCAGTCAAGACCAAGAGGCGCGGAAAGCACGACTTTTCGAGCATCGATGTCAACCGCGTTCTCGGCGCAAGGATTAAGGAGCTGACCGATGCGGACGTGAACCTGAGCTGGCCCGACAAGGTAGTTCAGGTCGAGATAATAGGGGACAGAGCGTTCATCTCGGTTCTTCCTGGGGAGGAATACCGCAAGTACACTCCGGACAAGTTCGACGCCAGGAAGCTCTTTTCCAAGGTTACCCTCGTCCAGATGCCCTACTGGGGCGACTACAAAGCCTGCAGGAAGTTCGGTGAGAAGATCGGCAGGGCGGCCCAGGCCTTTGAGGTCAAAGAGCTGATCATAGCGCCCAAGGAGAAGATGGACGCCTACGAGCTGATGGAGTTCCTTAGGGGCATCAAGATAGGCCAGGAGAGCAGGTACCAGATACAGAGGGAGGCCTATCCCTGGAAGGTTGAGAAGGTTCCGGTCTCGGTGTGGGACCTCTACCAGGTCGTTAGGGACAAGAGAAGGAACAAAAGACTCCTGATAATCACTGACCCGAAGGGGCCTACTCTGGCGGAGGTCAAGGAAAAGCTGGCAAAGGACATTCACTACGCCAAGGAAGTCGTTATCTTCATAGGCTCAAGAGAGGGCATACCGCGGGGCCTCTTCAGGTTCGCCGACTACGTCGTTGACCTCGCTCCCTATATGACCTTCGCGACCGAGCACGGAATACCTGCAACTCTGGTCTCCCTGTGGGAGGTCTACGAAGAGTTCCTCAGGAAGGGTGAAGAAAAAGCCGAGGAGTCTTCCTAA
- a CDS encoding DUF92 domain-containing protein, producing the protein MTLNIIADTITMILLGILAYKSHALDIKGSAAAVFLGMGVLVFGGMWTFLALLAFLVLGVLATKYRYDEKVRRGLAQSNNGTRSIGNVLGNGLAVLVFLLVEAVVKEDVFWAATFASIATVNGDTLASELGKVLGRRPRLITNLKPVKPGTNGAVSLQGEIIAIIGALIIALFALPLTTHTWEMLLAVTIGGFIGVNLDSLIGATLEEKGITDNNSTNFLASLLGGLIGAGLFYALA; encoded by the coding sequence ATGACTTTGAATATCATAGCTGATACAATCACAATGATCCTGCTCGGAATCTTAGCATACAAATCCCATGCCCTGGACATAAAAGGTTCGGCAGCCGCGGTCTTCTTGGGCATGGGTGTTCTCGTATTTGGCGGAATGTGGACGTTTCTGGCACTTTTAGCGTTTCTTGTCCTCGGAGTCTTGGCAACGAAGTATAGGTATGACGAAAAAGTCAGAAGGGGCCTCGCACAGTCAAACAACGGGACAAGGAGTATTGGAAACGTTCTCGGCAACGGTCTGGCCGTTCTTGTGTTCCTTTTGGTGGAGGCCGTTGTTAAAGAAGACGTTTTTTGGGCAGCGACGTTTGCTTCAATAGCCACCGTGAACGGGGACACACTCGCAAGCGAGCTTGGAAAGGTTCTCGGCAGAAGGCCTAGGCTTATAACTAATCTAAAACCCGTTAAACCGGGAACGAATGGTGCAGTCTCCCTTCAGGGTGAGATTATAGCCATTATTGGTGCTTTGATAATAGCCCTCTTTGCCCTACCACTTACCACTCACACCTGGGAGATGTTACTCGCCGTCACTATTGGCGGTTTCATTGGCGTGAATCTTGACAGTCTCATCGGAGCGACCCTCGAAGAAAAGGGAATCACCGACAACAACTCCACCAACTTCCTGGCGAGCCTTCTGGGCGGCCTCATAGGCGCTGGTCTATTCTACGCTCTGGCATGA
- a CDS encoding Lrp/AsnC family transcriptional regulator, which translates to MADKINPVDLRILKLLSKNSRLTYKELAELLGTTRQRISRRMNRLEQSGVILKYTVIPDYDALGYIHVVLGITLKPGADVDEAIEALKKEEHVKVIQRALGSHNLVIHVTGPKDMKELERIISEISKKVPAIDHMDVTFITETIKFETL; encoded by the coding sequence ATGGCAGATAAAATAAATCCCGTTGATCTTCGTATCCTCAAGCTCCTCTCAAAGAACTCCCGTCTAACCTACAAGGAGCTTGCAGAGCTTCTTGGCACCACAAGGCAGAGGATCTCCCGCAGGATGAACCGTCTTGAGCAGAGTGGAGTGATATTGAAGTACACCGTAATACCGGACTACGACGCTCTGGGTTATATCCATGTTGTCCTCGGCATTACCCTGAAGCCGGGGGCAGACGTCGATGAGGCCATTGAGGCTCTCAAGAAGGAGGAACACGTTAAGGTAATCCAGCGTGCACTCGGTTCACACAACCTGGTGATCCACGTAACTGGTCCAAAGGACATGAAGGAGCTTGAGAGGATAATTTCAGAGATATCCAAGAAGGTGCCGGCAATAGACCACATGGATGTCACATTCATTACTGAAACGATTAAGTTCGAGACTCTGTAA
- a CDS encoding MazG nucleotide pyrophosphohydrolase domain-containing protein, translating to MNELQRKVDELIQKQGGYWPPFQMLAALVEEVGELADVMLAVEGVKGHGEKERLEEELGDVLYALLCIANYYGIDASHALETTVIKYSTRDT from the coding sequence ATGAATGAGCTTCAGAGGAAAGTTGATGAGTTAATCCAGAAGCAAGGAGGCTACTGGCCCCCTTTCCAGATGCTTGCGGCGCTGGTGGAGGAGGTCGGTGAACTCGCTGATGTCATGCTTGCTGTCGAGGGTGTCAAGGGGCATGGGGAGAAGGAAAGACTCGAGGAAGAACTCGGCGATGTTCTCTACGCCCTTCTCTGCATAGCCAACTATTATGGGATCGATGCCTCTCATGCCCTTGAAACGACCGTGATTAAGTACTCGACTAGGGATACCTGA
- a CDS encoding ArsR/SmtB family transcription factor, which produces MKVKDIVEKLPERPKKSVFKCYEKCGLPEMEAELEPEVDKEVIEFLKAISNPIRLKILKLTRDHWLCVCLLSEVLGEDQTLISHHLRTLKTIDLLKERREGRMRFYKANSERIAELLERVQEALVKYE; this is translated from the coding sequence ATGAAAGTAAAGGACATAGTGGAGAAACTTCCTGAGAGGCCCAAAAAGAGCGTCTTCAAGTGCTATGAGAAATGCGGGCTTCCTGAGATGGAGGCAGAGCTTGAGCCAGAGGTTGATAAAGAAGTCATCGAGTTTCTAAAGGCCATATCCAACCCGATAAGGCTCAAGATCCTGAAACTCACCCGCGACCACTGGCTCTGTGTGTGCCTACTCTCTGAAGTCCTCGGTGAGGATCAGACCCTCATAAGCCACCACCTACGCACCCTCAAGACCATTGACCTCCTGAAGGAGCGCAGAGAGGGCAGGATGCGCTTCTATAAAGCCAACTCCGAAAGGATTGCCGAACTTCTTGAAAGAGTGCAGGAGGCCCTGGTAAAATATGAATGA
- a CDS encoding Mov34/MPN/PAD-1 family protein, protein MKTIKIRRELLEYLLQLARSAYPNEFAGFLREKDGVFEEVLIAPRQYPGRNSVFFDHWMLPLDESIKGTVHSHPSPAFWPSEADLRFFSKFGGVHLIIAWPFTEEDVRAYTSSGEEVFIEVVD, encoded by the coding sequence ATGAAAACGATAAAAATCCGCAGGGAGCTTCTGGAGTACCTTCTTCAGTTGGCCCGGAGTGCCTATCCAAACGAGTTCGCCGGCTTTTTGAGAGAAAAGGACGGTGTCTTTGAAGAGGTCCTGATAGCTCCCAGGCAGTACCCTGGCAGAAATTCGGTCTTTTTCGACCACTGGATGCTCCCGCTGGATGAGAGCATAAAGGGAACCGTTCACTCCCATCCATCACCGGCGTTCTGGCCCTCAGAGGCCGACCTGAGGTTCTTCTCAAAGTTCGGGGGGGTTCATCTGATAATAGCCTGGCCCTTCACCGAGGAGGACGTGAGGGCGTATACTTCCTCTGGGGAAGAAGTTTTTATTGAGGTTGTTGATTGA
- a CDS encoding DUF2666 domain-containing protein, whose product MKIEEHVAFTAKHNDWHVAKKLTELEDEAVAHFLAGIANSVNSRIPSYMAEKIDIEGIRRLAEEVRKETLSDTIVALKSPGTSRNLGGLVRENDKKLKKLLVDAAKAVLVSMALEGMVPVSYPEGELTGVDIDFPYEEDHVNFTAKHGKWIVVKRLIIDEKTPLLDVARLLASINETVTLKLPAYAHIDLEGIEGEFSAFKKVKKSDIPKVVEVYEAFEPSTYADEEFLEHARLYALRIALEKIGLPLDVPSKSLEKYLEKA is encoded by the coding sequence ATGAAGATAGAGGAGCACGTTGCATTCACAGCAAAGCATAACGACTGGCATGTCGCCAAGAAGCTCACGGAGCTTGAGGACGAGGCTGTTGCTCACTTCCTTGCAGGGATAGCGAACTCTGTGAACTCTAGAATACCTAGTTACATGGCGGAAAAGATAGACATAGAGGGCATACGAAGACTGGCAGAAGAAGTCAGAAAAGAGACCCTCAGTGACACAATAGTCGCGCTCAAGTCGCCTGGAACTTCCAGGAACCTTGGCGGGCTGGTCAGAGAGAACGATAAGAAGCTCAAAAAGCTCTTGGTTGATGCTGCGAAGGCCGTTCTCGTTAGTATGGCGCTTGAGGGAATGGTTCCAGTTAGCTATCCTGAAGGGGAACTTACAGGGGTCGACATCGACTTCCCATACGAGGAAGATCACGTGAACTTCACAGCCAAGCACGGGAAGTGGATAGTGGTAAAGAGGCTCATCATAGACGAAAAAACGCCTTTACTTGATGTTGCAAGGCTTTTGGCCAGCATCAACGAGACTGTCACTCTGAAGCTCCCTGCGTATGCGCACATAGACCTTGAGGGCATAGAGGGTGAATTCTCGGCGTTCAAAAAGGTTAAAAAGTCCGACATCCCGAAGGTTGTGGAGGTCTACGAGGCGTTCGAGCCTTCCACTTATGCCGATGAAGAGTTTCTTGAGCACGCAAGGCTCTACGCCCTCAGGATAGCCCTTGAAAAGATAGGACTTCCTCTGGACGTCCCGTCCAAGAGCCTCGAGAAGTACCTCGAGAAGGCGTGA
- the lonB gene encoding ATP-dependent protease LonB, with amino-acid sequence MDDESTKERLVPREYGESLELGIDFKTTEEIPVPDKLIDQVIGQEHAVEVIKTAANQRRHVLLIGEPGTGKSMLGQAMAELLPTENLEDILVFPNPEDENMPKIKTVPACQGRRIVENYRRKAKDQEGIKNYLLMFVIFTVILAILMEPTATTLLMGMFVVLLSMMVISNMRFRNTVLVPKLLVDNCGRTKAPFVDATGAHAGALLGDVRHDPFQSGGLGTPAHERVEPGMIHRAHKGVLFIDEIATLSLKMQQSLLTAMQEKKFPITGQSEMSSGAMVRTEPVPCDFILVAAGNLDTIDKMHPALRSRIRGYGYEVYMRTTMSDTIENRRKLVQFVAQEVKRDGKIPHFTREAVEEIVREAQKRAGRKGHLTLRLRDLGGIVRAAGDIAVKKGKKYVEREDVLEAMRMAKPLEKQLADWYIENKKEYQVIKTEGGEIGRVNGLAVIGEQSGIVLPIEAVVAPAASKEEGKIIVTGKLGEIAKEAVQNVSAIIKRYKGEDISKYDIHVQFLQTYEGVEGDSASISVATAVISALENIPIRQDVAMTGSLSVRGEVLPIGGATPKIEAAIEAGLKAVIIPKSNEKDVFLSPDKAEKIEIYPVETIDQVLEIALQDGPEKDELLRRIREALPLYRSS; translated from the coding sequence ATGGACGATGAGTCCACCAAGGAGAGGCTGGTTCCCCGCGAGTACGGAGAGAGTCTTGAGCTAGGAATCGATTTTAAGACCACTGAAGAAATCCCAGTACCAGACAAGCTCATCGACCAGGTCATCGGTCAGGAACATGCCGTCGAAGTCATAAAAACGGCCGCCAACCAGAGAAGGCACGTTCTCCTTATAGGAGAGCCTGGAACTGGTAAGTCAATGCTCGGCCAAGCAATGGCAGAGCTCCTCCCAACGGAGAACCTTGAGGACATCCTGGTCTTTCCAAACCCCGAAGACGAAAATATGCCCAAAATAAAGACGGTTCCCGCCTGCCAGGGAAGGCGCATAGTGGAGAACTACCGCAGGAAGGCGAAAGACCAGGAAGGGATCAAGAACTACCTTCTCATGTTCGTCATATTCACAGTAATACTGGCAATACTCATGGAGCCAACCGCGACCACGCTCCTCATGGGAATGTTCGTAGTACTCCTCAGCATGATGGTCATCTCCAACATGCGCTTCAGGAACACTGTCCTCGTGCCAAAGTTGCTCGTTGATAACTGTGGCAGGACGAAGGCCCCCTTCGTTGATGCAACCGGTGCACACGCAGGAGCCCTGCTCGGCGATGTGAGGCACGACCCGTTCCAGAGCGGCGGCCTTGGAACGCCCGCCCACGAGCGCGTTGAGCCGGGCATGATACACCGCGCCCACAAGGGAGTCCTGTTCATAGACGAGATAGCGACCCTCTCCCTCAAAATGCAGCAGAGCCTCCTCACAGCGATGCAGGAGAAGAAGTTCCCGATAACCGGTCAGAGCGAGATGTCGAGCGGCGCAATGGTGAGGACAGAACCGGTTCCCTGCGACTTCATCCTCGTCGCCGCTGGAAACCTGGACACGATAGACAAGATGCACCCAGCTCTGCGCTCTCGTATCAGAGGATACGGTTACGAGGTCTACATGAGGACTACCATGTCCGATACCATCGAGAACAGGAGGAAGCTCGTCCAGTTCGTTGCCCAGGAGGTCAAGAGGGACGGCAAGATACCCCACTTCACGAGAGAGGCCGTTGAGGAGATAGTCAGGGAGGCCCAGAAGAGGGCAGGAAGGAAGGGCCACCTAACGCTCCGCCTCAGGGACCTCGGCGGTATCGTCAGGGCCGCTGGAGACATAGCGGTGAAGAAGGGCAAGAAGTACGTTGAGAGGGAGGACGTGCTCGAGGCCATGAGGATGGCCAAGCCGCTTGAGAAACAGCTCGCCGACTGGTACATAGAGAACAAGAAGGAGTACCAGGTCATAAAGACCGAGGGCGGGGAGATAGGCAGGGTGAACGGCCTGGCGGTCATAGGCGAGCAGAGCGGTATAGTCCTTCCGATAGAGGCCGTCGTTGCTCCGGCGGCGAGCAAGGAAGAGGGCAAGATAATAGTCACAGGGAAGCTCGGTGAGATAGCGAAGGAAGCGGTCCAGAACGTTTCGGCAATAATCAAGCGCTACAAGGGCGAGGACATCAGCAAGTACGACATTCACGTCCAGTTCCTACAGACCTACGAGGGCGTTGAGGGTGATTCGGCCAGCATAAGCGTCGCAACGGCAGTAATCTCTGCCCTCGAGAACATACCGATAAGGCAGGACGTGGCCATGACGGGTTCGCTCAGCGTGCGCGGTGAGGTTCTGCCGATAGGCGGGGCTACTCCGAAGATAGAGGCGGCCATCGAAGCCGGCCTGAAGGCCGTCATCATCCCGAAGTCCAACGAGAAGGACGTCTTCCTCAGCCCAGACAAGGCGGAGAAGATCGAGATATACCCGGTTGAGACCATAGACCAGGTGCTGGAGATAGCCCTTCAGGACGGGCCGGAGAAGGACGAACTTCTCAGGAGGATAAGGGAAGCCCTGCCGCTTTACAGGTCTTCTTAG
- a CDS encoding CBS domain-containing protein has product MVTIPRPIDPREIRKIRKELGITQEELAKKAGVTQAYIAKLESGKVDPRLSTLNRILQALLECKKAQPKARDVMSSPVISVKPYDTVEKVIRLMSEHNISQIPVISGNKVVGSITERTLVRQSLEYDDIYEHKVMEVMEEPFPIVNEDEDIDVVKYLLEDHPAVLVQDRAGKIVGIITRVDLFRLGKALSRE; this is encoded by the coding sequence ATGGTTACCATACCCCGGCCCATAGACCCCAGAGAGATTCGAAAAATCCGCAAGGAGCTGGGCATAACACAGGAGGAGCTCGCAAAGAAAGCTGGAGTCACTCAGGCTTACATAGCCAAGCTCGAGTCCGGAAAGGTTGACCCGAGGCTTTCAACCCTTAACAGGATTCTCCAGGCCCTCTTAGAGTGCAAAAAAGCCCAACCAAAGGCCAGGGATGTCATGTCATCGCCCGTGATATCTGTCAAACCCTACGACACCGTGGAGAAGGTAATCCGGCTTATGAGCGAGCACAACATATCACAGATCCCCGTCATCTCCGGAAACAAGGTCGTCGGATCGATAACCGAGAGAACTCTCGTCCGTCAGAGCCTTGAGTACGACGACATTTACGAGCACAAGGTCATGGAAGTCATGGAGGAACCTTTCCCCATAGTCAATGAGGATGAGGACATTGATGTTGTCAAGTACCTCCTCGAAGATCATCCCGCGGTTCTCGTCCAGGACCGAGCGGGAAAGATAGTGGGCATTATAACGAGGGTAGACCTGTTCAGACTCGGAAAGGCCCTGTCCAGAGAGTAG
- a CDS encoding DMT family transporter translates to MNPLLIGIIAALVSAFSWASATILVRIGLKRLSPIAANILRLYVAALAFLGIFLVTNNLKVFRLPQKLLLIAFLSAQFGFVIGDYFYFTALKRMGVSRTVPITSTYPLWAILWALIFLDRTVSLRVVVGAVLIVTAIVIIKRAEEEEHVDGLGFVYALLAPISWSVAITLLDYLSSDVNVLQLTGLRMMFAALGISLLLPRYYGEIKSTTLGEFLTIGSAAVLGLILGQYLFVYSVSTVGSPIAAPVSAINPIISSLLAVLLLGENPSKRIFEGLALAVTGIILISTG, encoded by the coding sequence ATGAACCCCCTACTGATCGGAATCATCGCGGCATTGGTCTCGGCCTTCTCGTGGGCCTCGGCAACCATCCTCGTGAGAATTGGCTTGAAAAGGTTGTCTCCCATAGCTGCGAACATCCTGAGGCTCTATGTGGCAGCCTTGGCATTTTTAGGGATTTTCCTCGTTACCAACAACCTGAAAGTCTTCAGGCTCCCCCAAAAGCTCCTCCTAATAGCCTTCCTCTCCGCGCAATTCGGGTTCGTTATCGGGGATTATTTCTATTTCACCGCCCTGAAGAGAATGGGAGTGTCTAGGACAGTACCGATTACTTCCACATACCCTCTCTGGGCAATACTGTGGGCCCTCATCTTTCTTGATAGGACCGTCAGTCTCAGAGTAGTTGTTGGAGCTGTGTTGATTGTAACTGCAATAGTGATAATCAAGAGGGCGGAGGAAGAGGAGCACGTTGATGGGCTTGGTTTTGTGTATGCCCTGTTGGCCCCTATATCTTGGAGTGTGGCAATAACCCTGCTGGATTACTTGAGCTCTGATGTGAATGTCCTTCAACTCACGGGTCTCAGAATGATGTTTGCGGCCCTCGGCATATCCCTCCTTCTTCCGAGGTACTACGGGGAAATCAAGAGCACAACACTTGGGGAGTTCCTAACTATAGGCAGTGCCGCAGTGCTTGGTCTGATCCTCGGCCAATACCTCTTCGTGTATTCCGTTTCAACTGTCGGTTCGCCAATAGCGGCCCCAGTTTCTGCTATAAATCCTATAATATCCTCGCTTCTGGCGGTGCTCCTTCTCGGTGAGAATCCCAGCAAGAGAATATTCGAAGGGCTCGCCCTTGCGGTTACGGGTATTATCCTGATATCCACAGGTTGA